The Urbifossiella limnaea genome has a window encoding:
- a CDS encoding Gfo/Idh/MocA family protein: MAPPLDRRKFLGTAATLSLPASSYAAVAGSNDRLRVGFVGCGGRAQAHIDLVARFAREGKGVVPVAVCDVWDGLDDEYDVVFGGKTTRRKYSQGLYPSARKFGLDPADAGRVTKDYRRVLDRADVDVVVIATPDHWHGKMTVDAVRAGKDVLVEAPFVRRAEEAVAVVDAWRHTGRVVTVGVQGMADAVWVRAFDAIRTGTLGHVGHAQTGAFRNDARGQWRYYRLAREMTPRTVDWDRFLGHRVEFAGKPLGPSPKELPFDRAAFAQWRCVRELSGGPLSDLLCHPVTHMVAALGVREPARVTAGGGIVLEADGRSVPDVATVVADYDEGLQLVATAATVSGFPTDELVRGRLGALRFVRGGFQLFRDDPHRGASYPARSPRSPEPTSVVTVEPPRNETEALWENFLECVGARRQSTFCPPDLAAVGATVCAMAEASVWAGNAPVYWDRERREVAAASGDWAERWVKRSAGRTPPGTIAGWSGSDSGRTLFPPADQKLAGSWKNGRDPAG, from the coding sequence ATGGCACCCCCGCTCGACCGTCGCAAGTTCCTCGGCACTGCCGCCACCCTGTCGCTCCCCGCGAGCAGCTACGCCGCCGTCGCCGGTAGCAACGACCGGCTGCGCGTCGGCTTCGTCGGGTGCGGCGGCCGCGCCCAGGCCCACATCGACCTCGTGGCCCGCTTCGCGCGCGAAGGGAAGGGCGTCGTCCCCGTCGCCGTGTGCGACGTGTGGGACGGCCTCGACGACGAGTACGACGTGGTCTTCGGCGGCAAGACGACGCGCCGCAAGTACTCGCAAGGGCTTTACCCCTCAGCCCGCAAGTTCGGCCTCGACCCCGCCGACGCCGGCCGCGTCACCAAGGATTACCGCCGCGTCCTGGACCGCGCCGATGTCGATGTGGTGGTGATCGCCACGCCCGACCACTGGCACGGCAAGATGACCGTCGACGCCGTCCGCGCCGGCAAGGACGTGCTGGTCGAAGCGCCGTTCGTGCGCCGCGCCGAGGAAGCCGTGGCAGTCGTGGACGCCTGGCGGCACACCGGCCGCGTCGTCACCGTCGGCGTTCAGGGGATGGCCGACGCGGTGTGGGTCCGGGCCTTCGACGCGATCCGTACCGGCACCCTCGGCCACGTCGGCCACGCCCAGACCGGTGCCTTCCGCAACGACGCCCGCGGCCAGTGGCGCTACTACCGCCTGGCGCGCGAGATGACGCCGCGGACGGTCGACTGGGACCGGTTTCTCGGGCACCGCGTGGAGTTCGCCGGGAAGCCGCTCGGCCCGTCGCCGAAGGAACTGCCGTTCGACCGCGCCGCGTTCGCGCAGTGGCGCTGCGTTCGCGAGCTGAGCGGCGGCCCGCTCTCCGACTTACTGTGCCATCCCGTTACGCACATGGTCGCGGCGCTCGGCGTGCGCGAGCCGGCACGCGTGACCGCCGGCGGCGGCATCGTGCTCGAAGCCGACGGCCGCAGCGTCCCGGACGTGGCGACGGTCGTCGCCGACTACGACGAGGGCCTGCAACTCGTGGCGACGGCCGCGACCGTGAGCGGTTTCCCGACGGACGAGCTCGTTCGCGGCCGGCTCGGGGCGCTGCGGTTCGTCCGCGGCGGTTTCCAGTTGTTCCGTGACGACCCGCACCGCGGCGCCAGCTACCCGGCCCGCTCTCCGCGGTCGCCGGAGCCGACGAGTGTGGTGACGGTCGAGCCGCCGCGGAACGAGACGGAAGCGCTGTGGGAGAATTTCCTGGAGTGCGTGGGTGCGCGACGGCAATCGACGTTCTGCCCGCCGGACCTGGCCGCGGTCGGGGCGACGGTGTGCGCGATGGCCGAGGCAAGCGTCTGGGCCGGTAACGCGCCCGTGTACTGGGACCGTGAGCGCCGGGAGGTGGCGGCAGCGAGCGGCGACTGGGCCGAGCGCTGGGTCAAGCGCAGCGCGGGTCGGACGCCGCCGGGGACGATCGCCGGATGGTCCGGTTCAGACTCCGGCCGCACACTGTTCCCGCCTGCCGATCAGAAGCTGGCCGGGTCGTGGAAGAACGGCCGCGATCCTGCGGGATGA
- the carA gene encoding glutamine-hydrolyzing carbamoyl-phosphate synthase small subunit, whose protein sequence is MQAKLALEDGTVYTGRAFGAAAESAGEVVFNTSMTGYQEILTDPSYTGQIVTMTYPLMGNYGTTALDAESDRVRVAGFVVRELTQVPSNFRSTRDLDGYLRAAGVTGIEGIDTRALVRRLRVRGAMNGVLSATESDDAKLVAKAKAFPGMAGRDLVREVVPPKPFTWTEGFGRFAEHVLPARPADRHVVAVDYGMKWNILRCLTQVGCKVTVVPGTATADEILSYDPDGIFLSNGPGDPAAVGYAIDAVKGVLGKKPVFGICLGHQLLGLALGAKTFKLKFGHRGANQPVLDRRTGKVEITTQNHGFSVDPSTLPAGAEPTHVNLNDQTLEGLRHTGLRAFSVQYHPEAAAGPHDSSYLFEEFRTLMG, encoded by the coding sequence ATGCAAGCGAAACTGGCCCTGGAAGACGGCACCGTGTACACCGGCCGGGCGTTCGGCGCCGCCGCCGAATCGGCCGGCGAAGTCGTGTTTAACACCAGCATGACCGGCTACCAGGAAATCCTCACCGACCCCAGCTACACGGGCCAAATCGTCACCATGACGTACCCGCTGATGGGCAACTACGGCACCACCGCCCTCGACGCCGAGTCCGACCGAGTGAGGGTGGCCGGGTTCGTCGTCCGCGAGCTCACGCAGGTGCCGAGCAACTTCCGCAGCACCCGCGACCTCGACGGCTACCTTCGCGCGGCCGGCGTCACCGGCATCGAGGGGATCGACACGCGGGCACTCGTCCGCCGGCTCCGCGTCCGTGGGGCGATGAACGGCGTGCTGTCGGCGACGGAGTCGGACGACGCCAAGCTGGTGGCGAAGGCGAAGGCCTTTCCCGGGATGGCCGGCCGCGACCTGGTTCGCGAGGTGGTGCCGCCAAAGCCGTTCACCTGGACCGAGGGATTCGGCCGGTTCGCCGAGCACGTGCTGCCGGCGCGGCCCGCCGACCGGCACGTCGTCGCCGTTGATTACGGCATGAAGTGGAACATCCTCCGCTGCCTGACGCAGGTCGGGTGCAAGGTGACCGTCGTGCCCGGCACCGCGACGGCCGACGAAATCCTGAGTTACGACCCGGACGGCATCTTTCTGTCGAACGGCCCCGGCGACCCGGCCGCGGTCGGCTACGCCATCGACGCGGTGAAGGGCGTACTCGGCAAGAAGCCGGTGTTCGGCATCTGCCTGGGTCATCAACTGCTCGGACTGGCGCTGGGGGCGAAGACGTTCAAGTTGAAGTTCGGCCACCGCGGGGCGAACCAGCCGGTGCTGGACCGGCGGACGGGCAAGGTGGAGATCACGACGCAGAACCACGGCTTCTCGGTGGACCCTTCGACGCTGCCGGCGGGTGCCGAGCCGACGCACGTGAACCTGAATGACCAGACGCTCGAGGGGCTTCGGCACACGGGGCTACGGGCATTCAGCGTACAGTACCACCCTGAAGCCGCGGCCGGCCCGCACGACAGCAGTTACCTCTTCGAGGAGTTCCGCACGCTGATGGGCTGA